Part of the Haloprofundus halobius genome is shown below.
GTGAGTGTATGACCAACACGCGAAACGAGGGACACCCTACCTATAGCCGACTGGGACAGGGAACAACCACCCGCTGAGACATGGCGGGCGACCTTGGAGTACGTCTGCTTGCTCTTCGGTGTGACGCGCTAGTCGACGCTACGACGACCGCCATCGAAGATCTCGTGGATTACTTCGATGCGGATCTCATCTACATTGTCGAAGAAAAGCTGGACATGCGAACGGTGAGCACTGTCGAACGGACTGCTTCATGTCCGGTAATTCACACTCGGCGTAGCGCTGTTCACACCGAGACTGTTGCCGGGATCACCGTGTCCATCGTCAGTTCGCTCGACTTCATCGGTGGGGCCTCTACCGCTAGTGGACAAGGACTCCCAGACGACGTCGACTACGTCATCTGTGATGAGATCCAGACGAACGCCGACTCAGTCACATTGGAGGTCTCGCTCGATGGCCTCGAACACCTTGCTCGCTTCCAACACCGAACTGACCGAGAAGCGACGTTCCTCACCGGAGCCATGGAGGCTAGTTACGATTTCGTGTGGAAGGCCGACGTCAACGACGAGAGCGTTCGCCTTCCCGTCCGCGGGCTTGCTCCAACCCGTCGGCAAGGGGCACCCGAACTCGCCTGCATTTCGCTTGATGTGGGCGGCCGCATCGCTGTGTCCACGACCCCAGCGGATAAATTCGGCCTCCGAGCGCTCTCGGGTGTGGGCAAGGGAACCGCCCCGAAGCTCTCTCGGAATGGGTATGAGACGCGTGACGACGTCGCAGCCGCGACGGAACGCGATCTTCGTGAGGTTCGAGGTATCGGTGAGTCGAAAGCGCAGAGCATCCGCCAGAGCGCCCACGCGTTGTCCGAAGGATGCGTCATCCGTCTCACAGACGAAGCCGTCCCCGCAGCAGACTACAGTCCGCTGTTCATTGATATCGAGACTGACGGCCTCAACCCGAGTATCATCTGGCTCATCGGAGTCTACGACCCTGAAACAGACGAGTACGTTGACTTCATCGATACGGAACCGTCGCGAGACAACCCAGGGAAAGCCACCCGAGAGTTTGTTTCGTGGCTAGCCAGCGAGTACGATCGCACGTCCCTCATCGCGTGGAACGGCCACAACTTCGACTTCAAACACCTCAGCCGATTCATCCGAGGACACGCACCGGAGTACGCAGACTACTGGTCGGACTCCGTGTTCGAGTACGACCTGTTCGATTGGGCCGTGCGAAAAGACAACGCCATCCTCCCCGGTCGGACGAACCGGGTCGAAGACGTCGCTGAGGCTCTCGGGCATGGGCGCGACTCGGCTGCTGCCGCCGTGGATGGGAAATCACTGGCGAAGACCATCCAGCGGCTTCTCGTATCTCCAGAGCGCGCTCGTGACGTAGACTGGGACACTGCTCGGGCATACTGTGAGGCAGACGTCCGTGAGCTGGCTGCAGTCTACGAATCCATCGCTGAGGCAACACCCGGCCACAAGCGTACCAGCGCTCCTGCTGATGAAAACACCACACAAACCGGACTCATGGACTTCTAACAATGCACGACGACCACGATACCGACCACAGCCAGACAGACCTCACGACCAGCTCGAAGGACAACACCAACAACGGTGACATCGATTTCGAGACTGACATCCTCCAACTCACCGGCGAGGAACTCGAGAGTACCTATCCAAATAACCGCTACTTCGGGCAAGTTCATGAGAACTTCGAGATTCCTGCTCGTGAGGAACAGACTGTTCCAGCAGGGGATGTGCTTCCGCCCAAGATCGCTCGAAACCTCGAATTCGACCCGTGGAGCCACCAAGCAGAGGCTCTCCAGGTGCTCGGCCGCGGTGACAACGTGTGTGTGGCGACTAGTACATCCTCGGGGAAGACGCTGGTCTACGGTCTTCACATCGCTCGTCAATACCTTGAGAATCCAGAGACGCGGTCGCTTATCGTTTATCCGACAAAGGCGCTCAGTCGCGACCAGGAGCAAGAACTCAACGAGTTCCTTCGTAACACGCTTGGGCTGGATATCAGTGTCGGCGTTTACGATGGTGACACGAAGAGCGAGGAAAAGTCTCGCATCCGCGATGAGTGCAACGTCGTAATCACGAACTTCGTCGGGCTGAATCAGTATTTGGAGAGTCACCACCTGTGGGCAGACTTCCACTCCAACTGCTCGCTAGTCGTTATCGACGAAGCCCACATGTGGACTGGCCTTGGTGGGATGCACGTCGCTTGGATCCTCCGACGCGCCCAACGGATCATCGATTACTACGGCGGCGATCCGCAATACGTCCTCACG
Proteins encoded:
- a CDS encoding ribonuclease H-like domain-containing protein, with protein sequence MAGDLGVRLLALRCDALVDATTTAIEDLVDYFDADLIYIVEEKLDMRTVSTVERTASCPVIHTRRSAVHTETVAGITVSIVSSLDFIGGASTASGQGLPDDVDYVICDEIQTNADSVTLEVSLDGLEHLARFQHRTDREATFLTGAMEASYDFVWKADVNDESVRLPVRGLAPTRRQGAPELACISLDVGGRIAVSTTPADKFGLRALSGVGKGTAPKLSRNGYETRDDVAAATERDLREVRGIGESKAQSIRQSAHALSEGCVIRLTDEAVPAADYSPLFIDIETDGLNPSIIWLIGVYDPETDEYVDFIDTEPSRDNPGKATREFVSWLASEYDRTSLIAWNGHNFDFKHLSRFIRGHAPEYADYWSDSVFEYDLFDWAVRKDNAILPGRTNRVEDVAEALGHGRDSAAAAVDGKSLAKTIQRLLVSPERARDVDWDTARAYCEADVRELAAVYESIAEATPGHKRTSAPADENTTQTGLMDF